The Gossypium raimondii isolate GPD5lz chromosome 2, ASM2569854v1, whole genome shotgun sequence genome segment TCCCGTGAACTCTTCAATTTGCACATGTTTCTGTCTGCTCAGGCACTCCGAGTCGCTCTGACTCCATGAACCTGCTAAGGCTTTCGGTAGAGTAGATAGACGAAACCCCGGCAAGGGATAATACCAAACTTGTTGAGGGTCTAACCCATGGGAGTCGAGGAAGTTGAATAATTTACTAAAGGGAGGACCTTTTCACCGAATTGCTATTAGATGGTTGAGCCATTTGATGAAAGAGCTTAACTTTACTAAAGAGAGGACCTTTCATCCAATTGGTTGATGTACCCCTTGGCCTATGAACTCGGTCTTTTGGTGGAGTCGAGGTTAACTCAATTTGTTTCATGCTCCTAGGAACTCTTCAATTTGTGTATGTTTTTGTCTGTTCAGGCACTCCGAGTGTCTGTCACTTTGTGAACCTGTTAAGGTTCTCGCCAGAGTAGAGAGACAAAACCCAAACAAGGGATAATATCGGACTTGTTGAGCcttgacaaaaagaaaattaaaattttggcattgcgttttggttttttctttttgagttggTTTGGGAATTGAGGAAGCTGAATAATTTACTAAAGAGAGGACCTTTTCACCCATTTGTTATTAAACGGTTGAGTCATTTCATGAAAGAGCTATCTTTGTTAAACTGGTTTTTTAGCATCTCTTTTGAGCATTTTAATTGtctgtttaatttgataaacatAATTGCTTGTTTTTGTGAGTAGATATTGAATAAAAGAGCAATTGAAGCATCAGATAAGGAAAGGCCAACTCCGGACCTTAGGACCGGTGATATCGTAGAGATCAAATTGGTAAATTCAAGTTTCTCATTATTCATACTGAATTCCTTTTTATTGTTAGTCTTATGTTTTTCCTTTGTTTGGTCGATTTATAGGAAGTTCCAGAAAATAGACGTAGGCTTTCTGTGTACAAAGGTATAGTCATATCAAAACAAAATGCCGGTATCCACACCACCATTCGAATTCGGAGAATCATTGCTGGCATTGGAGTTGAGATTGTATTCCCTGTGTAAGTATTTCTTTCATATCACTATGCATAATCGCAACAATAACCGTAAGACCATTTCCTTTGTTTAGTTCGAGCATACTACTGGTTCAATTGTTACACCTAATTAACATGTCATCTCGATGATTGACCTTTTATGTTTTAGAACATGTGGAATCTTTGTTTTCGAACTATGTTCTatcgatttttttaatttgttatcgTAGTTACTCGCCGAACATAAAGGAAATTAAAGTAGTCAAACACCGGAAAGTCCGGAGGGCGAGGCTGTATTATCTAAGAGATAAGCTTCCAAGGTTGTCGACTTTCAAATGAAAGACACTGCCGATGCCATCATCACTTGGGTTCTTCTTCCCCAAAAATTCCAACACCAGTTTCTTAGTTGCGTACATGTTGTAAGAGCTTTAATTTCTATGATCCGCCCCCGCCCccttttttccccttttgttgtaaaatttgttgttttgatttgggaaaaaaaacaactgaattcaaatattcaatGCTTTGCTTAATTCATTTCAATCTGCTACTTTGACGATTCAATTTTTTAGCCTTCAAATATTGCTAGTGATCCCATGGCAAAACTTCATGtgggttaaaataaaaatgttatgcAGTTCCTACGTCTATTGATTTCAGAATCGGATCAGATTGGTTGGAGCAAGATTGGTTGAATTGACAGTTGGACCATTGATTGGTTTTGAAAGCCTTTTGCCTAGAGGGTCAACAAGTCccatatatataagtatttttgACGTAAACCCATCAAAATAGCCTTGAAAACAAGGTTATAAATATGCTAATAAAATGTAGCATAAATCagatatttgttattttattagaCCGATTTTCATAAATGAGTCAACACAGGTTCacttaatcaattaaatcatcTTTAATAAGTTATAGATTTGGAAcaattacaaaacaaaattaaatataaggaGGTAGCTATTATATGCAGAAGAAATTGCAAATTCTCAAACAACAGTTCTGAAGATTAAAGTTGAATAGATTTGATATTTAGCGCAGGGAACGTACAAGTTCTTAAGAAAATGGGAAAGAAACGCAAGGAAAAAGAGGTTGAGATGAGAGAGAGAATAACAATTTCATAACAGAAAAACCATAATCCTTCATTCTCTGCCCATGCAATTATTTGTAGAAAATCTTCCTCCGAGTGTGTACACCAATATTCTCTGTTTGCTCATCATTAGTCCACGTGTCATACTGCTATGAAGTCATTATATTTCTTAGGCAAGTGCCTCATGCGTGAGCTTCTTCTCACCCTTTGGATCTTTTGGGCTGCACATTCCCTAGCAGATCCTTCAGCAATATGTGGGTCCATAACAGTACCCTCCTCATCGAGATGAACCTTGTCCTCAAGGTTGAAAGTAGGGTAAAGCTGGTGCACTTTCTCTTTATCTTCCCAAGTAGCATCGTCAATGGTCAGGCCTTTCCATTGAATTAAGCACTGGTGCACTGTGGTAGATCCGCGTTGCACTTGCCGATGATCTAAAATTGCAATGGGGTGCAAATTAATAGAGCTGGTGGAATCGACCAAGTCCAAGGGAGTGACTTGCTGGTCAGGGTGGCCGAGGCATTTCTTGAGCATAGATATATGAAATACGGGATGGATGCGAGCAGTGGAGGGAAGATCAAGCTCGTATACGACTGGACCAACTCGTTTGAGGACTTGATATGGACCAAATATCTGCGACCGAGCTTTGAATGGCGCTGCAATCTTATAGATGATTGACGATAAGGTTGTAATTTAACGTATAACCAGTCCCCAACACTGAAACTAATATCTCAGCGATGTTGATCAGCGTAGAACTTCATCCTAGCCTGAGCTTGGGTGAGATTAAATTTTAGCAGCTGCAAAACATGGTCTCGTTCGAATGGCGAGCATCAACAAGAGGGTGGTCATTGTCATCCTTCACGTCATCGTGTACACTTGTAGGTGGGGGCGACCATACAACACTTCAAAAGGTGTCATTTGTGCAAAATGCGGTATGATGTGTTGTACCAATATTCGGCCCAAGGTAAGAATAACATCCAAGAAGTAGGGTGGTCCGAAACATAGCAACGCAAATACATTTCTAAGCATCGGTTGAGGGCCTCCATTTGGCCGTCAGTTTGTGGATGGTATGCGGTGCTCATACTCAGTGTCGTGCCTTGGAGACGATGTACTTCCTTCCAAAAGCTACTAAGAAAACGAGGGTCACGGTCCGAAACAATTTCCGTAGGGATGCCGTGTAGCCGTACTACTTCTTGCACAAAGGCAGAAGCAACCATTTGACTAGAAAATTGAGTTGGTAAACCCACAAAATGCCCATACTTCGAAAGTCGATCAATGACCACCATAACCACGGTTTTTCCTTTTGAAGGTGGAAGTCCGGTGATGAAATCCATGGAAACATTTTCAAAGACCAAACTCGAATTGGGAGAGGTTGAAGAAGGCCTATTGAGAAATATGTGAAGACTTCATCTGTTGACAAATCTGGCAAGCGGACGAATTGGGTGACATCTCGGCGCATATGTTTCCAATAAAATTTGTAGTAAGACGATGAAATGTGCGGTGATGCCGAGTGGCCTGTGAGGGACGAATGGAATTCATCAAAGAGAAGTGCGAAGTGGAGAATCGAAGGTAGCACCAACCGAGAGTTAAAGAACGAGAACTTGTCTTTGAACAAAATCCGTAAAGAGGTGGATCGGAGCTAAACGTTCTTTGCAAAGCAAGCATTTCGAGGTGCACCGCATTGGCCTCTCTTAGCTGATCAACTATAGAGAATTGAACATGAGAAAGGGCCAATAAATGAGCAGCAGGGACCCAAGATAAGGCATCCGCTGCAGTGTTGATTCGGCCTGGTCGGTAAACGATGTCGAAGTCATAGCCAATCAATTTGCCTAACCATTTTTGTTGATCCGGTGTTTGAATGACCTGAGAGGTAAGACTCTTCAATGATTGCTGATCAGTAATAATTGTAAATCGGCTACCCAAAAGGTACTGGCGCCATTTGGAAACCGCTTGCGTAATAGCATACATTTCCCGTTGATATGTGGAGGATTGTTGCAAGCGAGGGCTAAGCTGGTGGCTGTAATATGCAATAGGGTGACCATCTTGTGAAAGGACGGCACCGGTTCCAGTACCCAAAGCATCTGTTTCCACAACAAATGGTTTGCTGAAATCAGGCAATGCAAGAATAGGGGCTTCGCTGAGCAGCTGTTTCAATAGCTCAAAGGCCGTGTGGGCTAAGGGAGTCCATTGGAAAGCATCTCAGACGAACAAATCACCAAGGACCAGAATGGCCGCAAAGTGACGGATAAAACGGCGATAATACCCGGCCAAGCCGAGGAAACCACGAACAGCTTTGACGGTGCGGGGAATAGGCTATGACTGGATGGCTTTAATTTTTTCGGGATCCACCTGAACTCCCTGCCGAGAAACAATATGTCCTAAATATCTAATGCTTGTATGACCAAATAGACATTTAGAGCGTTTCACCACTAGCTTGTGCTCACGGAGGATATGAAAAACAACACTGATATGTTCCAAATGCGTTTCCCAATCTTAACTATAAATCAAAATGTCGTCAAAGAAAACCAACACAAACTTGCGGAGGTACGAACGAAAAACTGAATTCATAAGACTTTGAAAGGTAGACGGTGAGTTTGTGAGTCCAAACGGCATGACGAGGAACTCATAGTGCCCGTCATGAGTCCGAAAGGTGGTCTTGCTTTCATCCCTGGCTCTAACTCTAATTTGATGGAATCCAGCTAATAAATCAAGCTTGGAGAAATACATAGCCCCATGAAGTTCATCGAATAACTCATCGATTGACGGAATCGGAAATCGATCTTTGATGGTCACGGTATTAAGGGCCCGGTAATCGACACAAAAGCGCCACGAGCCATCTTTCTTGCGTACTAACAAGACTGGTGAGGAAAAAGGACTTGTACTTGGTTGAATTATACCATCAGCCAGCATTTCTGAAACCAATCGCTCTATTTCCCGTTTCTGAAAATGCGGATATCGATAAGGCTTGACGTTCACCGGACTACAATTCGGGGCTAGATGAATCGCGTGATCACAGGCTCGCACCGGGGGTAGTCCCACCGGTTTGGAAAACACATCAGCAAACTCAGTCAATAAGACATCAATTTCAGGGGCCACAACTTGATTGATAATTAGGCTCGAAGCGAGATCTAACTGAAGAATTCACCACAGAATTATTGTGAGTCAATCGACGAAGCCCATTGAACTGTATAGGTTGAACGGCGGGAGCCCCATCACCCGTCCATCGAACCTTCTGGCCAGCATAAGAAAACTCAAAAATTGATGAAGAGTAATCGGTAAGTACTGGTCCCAGCGTCGCTAACCAGTCTACTCCCAAGACCATGTCCCATCCTTGAATAGGAAGAACGAAAAAATCAACGAGGATCTCCTGATTTTGGATAACTAAGGGAACTTGTCGAACGATGCCGTCGCAAGGGAGGCGTTCACCACTACCCACCAGAACAGAAAAACTAGGAGTGGTTGTGACTGTCAAGTTCAAATAGGACGCAACGCGTGTTTGAACGAAGTTATGAGTGCTACCTCCATCTAATAGCACTTGTACAGGTTTCCCAAACACTGAACCTTGAAACCGGAGTGTCGAAACAGAGCAACCACCAGCCAAAGCATTGTAAGATATGGCGGATTGCATTGGAGAAGACAGATCCGTTGGGGAGAAATCAGGATCGGGGCCGTGAGGAGGGGGAAGCAACAATGGGTTGTTAACGTCCACGGCCTCCACATCATTCTCAAGTAACAAAAGCTGAGGTTTAGACTTGCATTTATGATCCCATGAATATTTCTCATCACAATGATAGCACAAGCCTTTAGATTGGCGTTGGGCAGCCTCCGACGGGGTAAGGCGGCGAACGGGTAAAGTGGCTGTAGACTGGGTGTTAGGAGGTTGCGATACGGAAGTTGCAATACGGAGGGGTTAACTTTGGGGGTAAAGGAAGGCGTGGGAAGGAGAGGCTTAGTGGTACCGAGGGTTGGAGCGGGTCTAGCAGGGGATTTTTCCAGAGCAATGCGACTCTCATGGAGTTGGGCCAACTGCATAGCATCATCTAAAGTTCTGGGCCGATGAATGAGCACAGAGTGCTTGATGTCAGAGCGAAGCCCAGAAATAAAGCACTGGACTAAGAAGTGGGCCGGCAAACTCTGAGCGATAGGCACTTACTGAAGTTGTTTGGTGCAACTTAGCAATGAGGCCTTCTGGTTCTTCCAAATCACGAGAACGGAAGCGGGCGAGGAGTGACGCCGAGAACGCCTGCCAACCAGCAAGCTGACGGTTGCGGAACATCCAATCATACCAATCAGAAGCAGCCTCGTCGAAGTAAAAGGAGGCAATAGTTACGCGGTCCTCATCTCTGATGTTGTAAAAAGTGAAGTATCGATCGGCTTGCATAAGCCAACGGTCAGGGTTGATACCGGAGAACCGAGCCAGTTGGACTGAGGCTGGTTTATGTCGCCCCAACGGAGTTTGAGAATCAGAAAGTGGAGAATGTGCTGAATTTGAAGACTGAGAAGTAGTGCGTTGACTGACCAATTCACGAAGCAAAACTTTTTGCTCATCGAAGGAGGTAACAAGGAGATCGAAATCTCGACGGAGAGCGTTCTGGGAATCAGAAAGAGAACTCTGGGACTCGGTTAAAGCCTTGACGTTGTCGTCTAGAACGCGAAGCCGGGTCTGATACTCTACCATATTTGTAGAGACTCAATGAAAGCACCAATATTATATGCAGAAGAAATTGCAAATTCTCAAACAACAGTTCTGAAGATTAAAGTTGAATAGATTTGATATTTAGCGCAGGGAACGTACAAGTTCTTAAGAAAATGGGAAAGAAACGCAAGGAAAAAGAGGTTGAGATGAGAGAGAGAATAACAATTTCGTAACAGAAAAACCATAATCCTTCATTCTCTGCCCATGCAATTATTTGTAGAAAATCTTCCTCCGAGTGTGTGCACCAATATTCTCTGTTTGCTCATCATTAGTCCACGTGTCATACTGCTATGAAGTCATTATATTTCTTAGGCAAGTGCCTCATGCGTGAGCTTCTTCTCACCCTTTGGATCTTTTGGGCTGCACATTCCCTAGCAGATCCTTCAGCAATATGTGGGTCCATAACAGTAGCCATAATATGACCTTTCTTTTGAAGCTTTCCCATTTCTTGTTCTTTAAGTACCTTAGGCTGgccaaagttaaaaattaatccaTCCGAGGAACTTGAACAAGGTTCAAAGAAACAAGGTCTTCTTAAAGACATGTTTCTGTGCCTTAAAAGTTTATGTCCAagtttaaaaacataattcaaacttaaaagTTTTAAGTTCGAATtttgtgaataaaaaatatagttttattttcgtttaaaaattcaatttaatttaacttcaaatttAATCGAATTTTATTGCAATTATCAAATATAAGATGGTAGATGGGAATCTTTCAATTGTTAAAGCTTAAAAAGATCCTCTAAAGATTTCTTACACAAGAAAGTGGAAAAATGCTGCTTTAAGCCTCCATATGATTGTTAGCACAAGCAACCAATGGTGGCAAGCtaatattcaattattattgttattattatattaaaatcccAAGCTTTAGCcttgtaaaagtattatggataCCTTTATTAGGAATTAGATTACATTTTGCTTCCTTCACTTAAAAAATGGGTAAACTAATCCTTTCTATTAagaatttcatccatttctattgttTAAAACTGGCGTGACTAGTAGaataatcaaacaattataCGTGACGTACCACGTGTACCTCATACTAACGTATAGggaccagtttttaacagtgAAAATGATAGAAGAAttagttcaattttttatctaaattattggactaatttacactttttttactaatatttttttattttataattggtATTATAGGTGGGTGGTGGGAGTGTTATAATGATGTTATACCATGTCCCCATTTTTATCATGTCTCATGGAGTCATAATTGAGGgataattaattcttttaatacaaaagaaattttattatattatattaaaaaagtcATTTGTACTTTTGCTATTTCATGAATTCATGTTGATATTACCAATCAATCATAGTTTTCATCAATTGTAATGAGCTAATGATgttgtttatattaaaacaatatattaatgaacaattatgtttaaaaaattgttttattttaattttaaaataataaatgtcaATTTATGATTTTGATCCTTGTTAGTCCAAATAATTAACATCAtctattattttagttaaatatggACAtggattttttagaaaaaaaaatccattccAATAGGGGTGAAGCTTGAATTTTGGATTAGAAAGggtggaataaaataaaaagaatattggGCAAAAGTATAACTTTTGTATTAgaaaaacttgaattaaattataattttttgaaggactaaaatgaaatttaaccatttgaaTAATAAGGAGGGCAAGGCCCACACGGCTGCCCCCATTGGATTTTCCCTATGCCTTCCAATAGTGGATTTTTTTTCCACATTAAAGTGGCAGGTAAGAGGTTTCTTTTTAATTAGTGCCACGTCAATCGGTCCCACTCACAGGCTGTTACACAAGAACCAGGCTCCACGCCACATTAAATAAACACGTGTCGACATTTTATTTACTCATACCATCCCCTGGGCAACAACAGACGGCGCACAAAATCTCCAAACTACCTTccaccattttcatttttattctcttcattAATTCTTGTTCGGAGAAACCTCCGACTTTGGAGGCGATTCCGACCGACCCAGTTTCCGTTTGCTCCACTTGTTGGTTCCTCATTCGCCCTACTTTGGGTGATTGATATTAACCAAATTGGCAAATTATTTCTCTCtcaaagtttctttttttttttaagtagtAACTGTGTTGAAGAGTTGGTTTTTTTTAAGGGTTTTCAGGGTTCTGTTtgtcgaatttttttttttttggttttgggtttttgtttgtgggttgttttgattgaatttttttcctaaaaggGTAAAAGATCTAGTGGTGGTGGTGGGATCCAGTCATGACTGCTGGGGGTGATGTTAATCAGTTGATCTCTGTTCAACCCAATGATCTCAAGTTCATTTGTAAGTCCCACTTCATCTATGTTTAaacttgcatgcatgcatgcatgatgTATGTATCTATGTGCCTATGTAAACATGCATGGGAAAGTTCAAAGTTCCATGATTCAGTTCTATTGTTATATGATGAACTAGGGGAAGGGAAAAAATATGGGTGTAAAGGATCGGTTGTGGTGTTGAATTTCAGGTTTTGATTGGAGGAAGCAATggaaatgtatgtatgtatgtgaaaGTTCATGATTCAATGCTACGGTTATGTGATGAATCAggggaaggaaaaaaaaatatgggtGCAAAAGATTGGTTTGTGTTGAATTTCAGGTTTTGATTGGGAAGGAAACAATGGagatgtatgtatgtatgtatgcatgtatgtatatatgcatgtatgtatggtTCATTGATTAAATGCTATGATTATGTGATGATCTACGGGgaaggtaaaagtaccatggagacTTTTTTACTAGGAGTTGAATTGCATTTAGTTTCTCacaaaatggacaaattaatcCATGTATattattagatcaaagagcaaactcataattgtgttaaaaaaattcatccgTTTTACTCTTGAAAGCTAGTTCTTGTACATCAGCATAAGGCACACATGTCACACCATGTGTCACTATCTAGTTATTTTGTTAGCCAcgccagtttttaacaatacaaatggatgaaattttaatagagaGAACCAATTTGCTCCCTGATTTAACGTATAGGATCTAATTGCTCATTTGTTAAGTAAAaggggcaaaatgtaattttattcttaatacAGGGCCTCTATGATGgtttcaaatgttgaatttgACTTGTTTATTGCTTTTGCTTATGATTTggattatttacttaattaggGTCCCTTGAACTGTAATTGGCAATCATTGGTAATGTTTTATATATGCTAACTTGTATAATAAGTAAACTGTTGAGAGCTGGACCCTCAACAAGTCCAGTATTGTTCCCGATCAAGAGCTTTAATGAATTCATAGAGTGAAAACGTCTCGAGTGCCTAAACAGGCAAATGTAAGGTTAACATGTCGTGACTTTTGCTCATGTGATTCATGTTTTCAGTTGAGCTCGACAAACCGAGTTTTTGTAATCTTCAAGTTACCAACAACACAGAACATCACGTGGCGTTTAAGGTACATACCCGATTCCATCGTTGTTGCATGTGTATGTTTAGTCtctcttttctattttaatgtGTTCCCAACTTGTTATCAATGTTAGGTTAAAACGACTTCACCTAAGAAGTACTTTGTTCGACCGACCACCGGTATCCTATTGCCTCATGACTCCTGTGTTATTAGAGGTATATTTCTTTTGATCCCGAAAACCGTCTTGTTTTTTTTACTCTGTTTATGTATGATACTGATTTCATTGACATATATCAGTCACTCTCCAACCAAAACGGGAGTATCCTCCCAATATGCAATGCAAGGACAAATTTTTGCTGCAAAGTACTATCGTGCCTAGAAACACCAACACGGACGATTTTCCGGCAGATACTGTAAGAACTCGAGTTTTCATTTACGAAGTTGTTTTAAAACGACTCTGGTTTTTTGGAATGTGATCTATTTCTTTACATCCAGTTCAATAAGGACGGTACTAGGGAGATACAAGAGTGCAAGCTTAAAGTGATCTACGAAACGAATTCGGACGATGGTGGATTTAACAGCTTCACATCACAAAGCCCTGATTCGACCACGGTGAGTTTATTTGGCGATTTGCTCGTTTGTATGGAATGCTTGTTGTCAAATTAAGGATCTTGTTTTATATGTCTTCCCCGTGAAATGCTACTTTTTTATGCATTAGGCCATACAACACCTTAAGGACGAAAGAGACACAGCGGTTCGCCAAACGGTGCAACTGCAACAAGAGCTGGTATGTCTTCTGATTTTTTCGTTTCAGCTCTCGATTATAAGCTCGAAAGTAGACGTGCACACTCAGACAAACACAATTATGGGCTTACGGCTTTGCCAATTCGGTACGTAAACGATATTgtttccctcgacaggatttTCTGAAGAGGCAAAGAAAACGTAGCAATGGCTCCAGTTTCTCTTTTGTGTTCGCGTCATTAGTGGGATTGATCGGGATAACGGTCGGTTTTCTGTTAAATCTTTCGTTGGCTTCGCCGTCGACGGCATGAATATACGCTGCCATTTACCGAGTGTGTAGGAACCAGTAAATTTGTTCAACATTTCATTGTATAATGCTGAATCATGTTGTAATATGTTTGATCTTTCTCCATAGTATGTCTTTGATCAGCTTTATTTCATTCAACTCATAAGTTGGAATGTTACTTAGAGCAAAGTTCTCAGTAAATTATACCTaatacaagtaaatttgaaaattttgtgcaTCGTACGGATAATAAACTatgttttttcaaaatattaatctatttattatcggtattaaattcaagtattgctacttaaatttgatttcaaattaaataaattatttgtatgatGTTGAAATATTGTATATACCTatgcaaatatatt includes the following:
- the LOC105789308 gene encoding vesicle-associated protein 2-1, with protein sequence MTAGGDVNQLISVQPNDLKFIFELDKPSFCNLQVTNNTEHHVAFKVKTTSPKKYFVRPTTGILLPHDSCVIRVTLQPKREYPPNMQCKDKFLLQSTIVPRNTNTDDFPADTFNKDGTREIQECKLKVIYETNSDDGGFNSFTSQSPDSTTAIQHLKDERDTAVRQTVQLQQELDFLKRQRKRSNGSSFSFVFASLVGLIGITVGFLLNLSLASPSTA